The following proteins are encoded in a genomic region of Pseudorca crassidens isolate mPseCra1 chromosome 1, mPseCra1.hap1, whole genome shotgun sequence:
- the ANPEP gene encoding aminopeptidase N — protein MAKGFYISKALGILGILLGVAAIATIIALSVLYDQEKNQNAGYTTTVAPTSPVTTITTATTLDQSKPWNRYRLPTTLLPDSYKVTLRPYLTPNENGLYIFTGTSIVRFICKAPTDVIIIHSKKLNYTTTHGHMVALRGVGAFSAPDIARTELVEPTEYLVVHLKGSLEAGRMYEMESAFQGELADDLAGFYRSEYMEGNVKKVLATTQMQSTDARKSFPCFDEPAMKATFNITLIHPNGFTALSNMPPKGPSVPLVEDPRWNITEFETTPVMSTYLLAYIVCEFTSVETMAPNNVQVGIWARPNAIAENHGNYALNVTGPILDFFAKHFDTPYPLPKSDQVALPDFNAGAMENWGLVTYRENSLLFDPQASSSSNKERVVTVIAHELAHQWFGNLVTLAWWNDLWLNEGFASYVEYLGADHAEPTWNLKDLMVPNELYHVMAVDALASSHPLTTPAKEVNTPAQISEMFDSISYSKGASVIRMLSEFLTEDLFRKGLASYLHAFAYQNTTYLDLWEHLQKAVNSQSAVKLPDTVRAIMDRWTQQMGFPVITVDTKTGSISQKHFLLDPESNVTRPSVFKYLWIVPISSIRNGNLQDHYWLQGNAAAQNNMFKTGAEEWVLLNVNVTGYYQVNYDENNWRKIQNQLQIRPLTIPVINRAQVIYDSFNLASARIVPVTLALNNTLFLKNEIEYMPWQAALSSLRYFKLMFDRSEVYGPMKDYLRNQVEPLFLHFENLTQNWTKRPESLMDQYNEINAISTACSNGLPKCEELAKNLYNQWMENPQNNPIHPNLRSTIYCNAIAQGDEKEWDFAWRQLRQAQLVNEADKLRSALACTNQVWLLNRYLSYTLNPDLIRKQDATSTINSIASNVLGQSLAWDFVQSNWKKIFQDYGGGSFSFSNLIQAVTRRFSTEFELQELEQFKKNNMDVGFGSGTRALEQALEKTKANIKWVKENKEVVLKWFTEHSQIVPGAYSHLAPM, from the exons ATGGCCAAAGGATTCTACATATCCAAGGCTCTGGGCATCCTGGGCATCCTCCTGGGCGTGGCGGCCATAGCCACTATCATCGCTCTGTCTGTGCTGTATGACCAGGAGAAGAACCAGAATGCCGGGTACACCACCACCGTGGCCCCTACGAGCCCCGTGACCACCATCACCACGGCCACCACCTTGGATCAGAGCAAGCCATGGAACCGATACCGCCTACCCACGACACTGTTGCCTGACTCCTACAAGGTGACACTGAGGCCCTACCTCACTCCCAATGAGAATGGCCTGTATATCTTCACGGGCACAAGCATCGTCCGCTTCATCTGCAAGGCCCCCACTGACGTCATCATCATCCATAGCAAGAAGCTCAACTACACCACAACCCACGGGCACATGGTGGCCCTGCGGGGCGTGGGGGCCTTCTCGGCCCCCGACATCGCCAGGACCGAGCTGGTAGAGCCCACGGAGTATCTGGTGGTACACCTCAAGGGCTCGCTGGAGGCAGGCAGAATGTACGAGATGGAGAGTGCATTTCAGGGGGAGCTGGCCGACGACCTGGCAGGCTTCTACCGCAGCGAGTACATGGAAGGCAATGTCAAAAA GGTGCTGGCCACAACACAGATGCAGTCTACAGATGCCCGGAAATCCTTCCCGTGCTTTGACGAGCCGGCCATGAAGGCCACATTTAACATCACCCTCATCCACCCCAACGGATTCACAGCCTTGTCCAACATGCCGCCCAAAG GTCCCAGTGTCCCGCTCGTAGAAGACCCCAGGTGGAACATCACTGAGTTCGAAACCACGCCTGTAATGTCCACATACCTTCTGGCCTACATCGTGTGCGAGTTCACGAGTGTGGAGACAATGGCACCCAACAACGTCCAG GTCGGGATCTGGGCTCGGCCTAATGCAATTGCAGAGAACCATGGCAATTATGCCCTGAACGTGACAGGTCCCATCCTAGACTTCTTTGCCAAACATTTTGATACACCCTACCCACTCCCAAAATCTG ACCAGGTTGCCTTGCCCGACTTCAACGCCGgtgccatggagaactgggggctGGTGACCTACCGGGAGAACTCGCTGCTGTTTGACCCACAGGCCTCCTCCAGCAGCAACAAAGAGCGGGTTGTCACTGTGATTGCTCACGAACTGGCCCACCAG tgGTTTGGGAACTTGGTGACCCTGGCCTGGTGGAATGATCTTTGGCTGAACGAGGGCTTTGCCTCCTACGTGGAGTACCTGGGTGCTGACCATGCAGAGCCCACCTGGAACCTG AAAGACCTCATGGTGCCGAACGAGTTGTACCATGTGATGGCTGTGGACGCGctggcctcctcccaccccctgacCACCCCTGCCAAGGAGGTCAACACACCCGCCCAGATCAGCGAGATGTTTGACTCCATCTCCTACAGCAAG GGAGCCTCAGTCATCAGGATGCTTTCTGAGTTCCTGACTGAGGACCTGTTCAGGAAGGGCCTGGCG TCCTACTTGCATGCCTTTGCCTATCAGAACACCACCTACCTGGACCTGTGGGAACACCTGCAGAAG GCTGTAAACAGTCAGTCGGCCGTCAAGCTGCCAGACACCGTGCGTGCCATCATGGACCGCTGGACCCAGCAGATGGGCTTCCCTGTCATCACTGTGGACACCAAAACAGGGAGCATCTCCCAGAAGCACTTCCTCCTTGACCCCGAGTCCAACGTCACCCGCCCCTCAGTGTTCAA ATACCTGTGGATTGTTCCCATCTCATCTATCAGAAATGGCAACCTGCAGGACCACTACTGGCTGCAGGGCAACGCAGCAG CCCAAAACAATATGTTCAAAACCGGAGCAGAAGAGTGGGTCCTGCTTAACGTCAACGTGACGGGCTATTACCAGGTGAACTACGATGAGAACAACTGGAGGAAGATTCAGAATCAGCTGCAGATAAGACCACTG ACCATCCCTGTCATCAATCGGGCACAGGTCATCTACGACAGCTTCAACCTGGCCAG TGCCCGTATAGTCCCTGTCACCCTGGCGCTGAACAACACCCTCTTCCTGAAAAACGAGATAGAGTACATGCCCTGGCAGGCCGCCCTGAGCAGCCTGAGGTACTTCAAGCTCATGTTCGACCGATCCGAGGTCTACGGCCCCATGAAG gaTTACCTCAGGAATCAGGTTGAACCTCTCTTCCTACATTTTGAAAATCTCACCCAAAACTGGACTAAGCGCCCAGAAAGCCTGATGGACCA gtacaatgagattaatgccATCAGCACTGCCTGCTCCAATGGGCTGCCTAAGTGTGAGGAGCTGGCCAAGAACCTTTACAACCAGTGGATGGAGAACCCCCAAAATAACCC GATCCATCCCAACCTGCGGTCCACCATCTACTGCAACGCCATCGCCCAGGGCGACGAGAAAGAGTGGGACTTCGCCTGGAGGCAGTTACGACAAGCCCAACTGGTTAATGAAGCTGACAAGCTCCGCTCAGCGCTGGCCTGCACCAACCAGGTCTGGCTCCTGAACAG GTACCTGAGTTACACCCTGAACCCAGACCTCATCCGGAAGCAGGATGCCACCTCCACCATTAACAGCATTGCCAGCAACGTCCTCGGGCAATCTCTGGCCTGGGACTTTGTGCAGAGCAACTGGAAGAAAATCTTTCAGGA TTACGGCGGtggttccttctccttctccaacCTCATCCAGGCTGTGACCCGAAGATTCTCCACTGAGTTCGAGCTGCAGGAG